In the Candidatus Bathyarchaeia archaeon genome, TGGTCGACAAACCCTTCGCCTTGGCAGCTTCAACCATCTTTGAAAGGACCAGGGTTTTCTCGCTTGAATCGACGACGACATGCAGCCTGCCCGCCAGCAAGACAAAACCATACGAAGCAAGGTCTGAAGTGTACTGTTCAATTTCAACACACACAGAACGACCTTCTTGAAGTAGGCCAATTTTTTTGCCATAACCTGTAAAATGAAAATACAGGGTGCCGTTGAGGTAAACGTATTGGAAGGGAGCGATGTAGGGTCCAGACGGGTCTTGAAAGGCGATTCGGCAGAGGAACTGTGTGGTCAGCAGTTGGTTGATTTCGGGCTGGGTCATTTTTGGCAGTTTTATTAGAACCAAGCAGCCACCCTGAAGGATTTATGCTGCAAGAAGTATAAGAAAGTAACCGCCTAAGGTATTACCTAAGG is a window encoding:
- a CDS encoding pyridoxamine 5'-phosphate oxidase family protein yields the protein MVLIKLPKMTQPEINQLLTTQFLCRIAFQDPSGPYIAPFQYVYLNGTLYFHFTGYGKKIGLLQEGRSVCVEIEQYTSDLASYGFVLLAGRLHVVVDSSEKTLVLSKMVEAAKAKGLSTSFLAAHGFPKNADWSSLTTDPALVVVKLVDVSEVTGLKSP